One part of the Clostridiales bacterium genome encodes these proteins:
- a CDS encoding AAA family ATPase yields the protein METNIQPKNSFAWTSFYMEFADKLLPYKNNRPKLLKLIKGVFDNLGLRYPFTENGQPIDDICPFTVFGCFNKGITNENRIKLMDGIGSLLGVKAAVPTEFDGIPVLNNMKAWFFGYKVERKEDDISNLWDVFEAGINYADNPSEVSKAAFISCYDKVRKQLGIKWNLTIGLYWIRPFSYLNLDERNRSYLLQDGNPYFTYIVKISNLKQLPSAKTYLELIAACKDIFEKSDSPHHSFPELSHRAWMASTSEDQNNKISTASFLKWFAPLINALRELGGSATPEQARNQIIFDLNLPDEIINETHGKTAVKKFDNEVAFARNYLVYEGYIDNSARGIWSLTEKGLTAPMTDEIASEIFLKWVDILKERRENVEDALINERNTNEKRYWIYAPGNNSSKWEEFYSQGIMGIGWDEMGDLKQYPSKDAMKTKMKELYGAEYSYMNSALATWQFANEIQAGDIVYAKKGMRKVIGRGIVESDYIFDAGRDEYKHIRKIKWTHNGEWEHPGQAVMKTLTDITPYTDYVHKLEALFIDDDSADVIEEKEIVYEPYTEDDFLSEVFMDAERYNTLVNLLKTKKNIILQGAPGVGKTFAAKRLAFSMMGQKDTSRVMMVQFHQSYSYEDFIMGFRPSKDGFELTPGPFYQFCKAAQDDDERDYFFIIDEINRGNVSKIFGELLMLIEKEKRGEKLRLLYSNELFSVPKNVYIIGMMNTADRSLAIIDYALRRRFAFFELEPAFDSEGFKSIMLEANNPKFNALVERIKALNEFISKDESLGSGFRIGHSYLCTNEEITDEWLEAVIKYELLPLLSEYWFDEPSKIEQWTKKLCGALDD from the coding sequence ATGGAGACAAATATTCAACCGAAAAATTCATTTGCCTGGACTTCATTTTATATGGAGTTTGCCGATAAGTTATTGCCATACAAAAACAACCGTCCGAAGCTTCTTAAGCTGATCAAAGGCGTCTTTGACAATTTAGGCTTGCGCTATCCTTTTACGGAAAACGGCCAACCTATTGACGATATTTGCCCGTTTACCGTATTTGGCTGCTTCAATAAAGGAATAACAAATGAAAACCGCATTAAGCTGATGGATGGCATTGGCAGCTTACTTGGCGTTAAAGCTGCAGTACCGACAGAATTTGACGGCATTCCGGTATTAAACAACATGAAGGCCTGGTTTTTTGGATATAAAGTCGAACGCAAGGAAGATGACATTTCCAACCTTTGGGACGTTTTTGAAGCCGGAATAAACTATGCGGATAATCCATCAGAAGTCTCCAAGGCAGCATTTATATCCTGTTATGACAAGGTAAGAAAGCAGCTCGGCATCAAGTGGAATTTGACTATTGGACTGTACTGGATACGTCCGTTTTCCTATCTAAACCTTGATGAACGGAACAGAAGCTATTTGTTGCAAGACGGCAATCCTTATTTTACATATATTGTAAAGATATCTAATTTAAAGCAGCTTCCAAGCGCTAAAACATATTTGGAACTGATTGCTGCCTGCAAAGATATCTTTGAAAAAAGCGACAGCCCACATCACAGTTTTCCTGAGCTATCACATCGAGCATGGATGGCATCAACTTCCGAGGATCAGAATAATAAAATATCTACTGCCAGCTTTCTCAAATGGTTTGCCCCCCTTATTAATGCTTTAAGAGAACTTGGCGGTTCTGCAACCCCGGAACAAGCTCGTAACCAGATTATATTCGACTTAAATCTGCCAGATGAAATTATTAATGAAACGCACGGCAAAACGGCAGTTAAAAAATTTGATAACGAGGTCGCCTTTGCAAGGAACTACCTGGTTTATGAGGGATACATAGATAACTCTGCCAGAGGTATTTGGTCTCTTACCGAAAAAGGCCTTACTGCGCCTATGACCGATGAAATCGCCAGTGAAATATTCTTAAAGTGGGTGGACATTCTAAAAGAACGCCGCGAGAATGTTGAAGATGCTTTAATAAATGAGCGTAATACGAACGAGAAGAGATACTGGATTTATGCTCCCGGCAACAATTCTTCCAAATGGGAGGAATTTTACTCCCAGGGAATCATGGGCATCGGTTGGGACGAAATGGGCGACCTGAAACAATATCCCAGCAAGGATGCCATGAAAACCAAAATGAAGGAACTATACGGTGCGGAATATTCATATATGAACTCGGCTCTTGCCACATGGCAGTTTGCCAATGAAATTCAAGCCGGCGACATTGTTTATGCCAAAAAAGGCATGCGTAAAGTTATTGGCCGCGGTATAGTTGAATCTGACTATATTTTTGATGCCGGGCGCGATGAGTATAAACATATTCGTAAAATCAAATGGACCCATAACGGGGAGTGGGAACATCCCGGACAAGCCGTCATGAAAACCCTTACCGACATTACTCCCTACACCGATTACGTACATAAATTGGAAGCTCTCTTTATTGATGACGACTCCGCAGATGTTATCGAAGAAAAAGAAATCGTGTATGAGCCTTACACCGAAGATGACTTCCTCAGTGAAGTTTTCATGGATGCCGAACGTTACAATACATTGGTGAACCTACTGAAAACTAAGAAAAACATCATTTTGCAAGGCGCGCCCGGTGTCGGCAAGACTTTTGCCGCCAAAAGACTGGCTTTTTCCATGATGGGGCAAAAAGACACAAGCCGGGTTATGATGGTTCAATTCCATCAGAGTTACAGCTATGAAGATTTTATTATGGGCTTCCGCCCGTCAAAAGACGGATTTGAACTTACACCCGGGCCTTTTTACCAGTTTTGCAAAGCTGCCCAGGATGACGATGAACGGGATTATTTCTTTATCATTGACGAGATCAATCGCGGAAATGTAAGCAAAATTTTTGGCGAGCTGCTGATGCTGATAGAAAAAGAAAAGCGCGGCGAAAAACTGCGCCTGCTCTATTCCAACGAGTTATTTTCCGTTCCCAAAAATGTTTATATTATCGGCATGATGAATACCGCAGACCGCAGCCTTGCCATAATCGATTATGCTCTTAGAAGAAGGTTTGCTTTCTTTGAACTTGAGCCTGCTTTTGACTCCGAAGGGTTTAAATCAATCATGCTTGAAGCAAACAATCCCAAGTTTAATGCCCTTGTTGAGCGAATTAAGGCTTTGAATGAATTCATCAGCAAGGATGAATCCCTTGGCAGCGGTTTCAGAATCGGCCACAGTTACTTGTGTACAAATGAGGAAATAACCGATGAATGGCTGGAAGCTGTTATTAAATACGAGCTGCTGCCCCTTTTGAGCGAATATTGGTTTGATGAGCCATCCAAAATCGAGCAGTGGACAAAAAAACTGTGTGGTGCCTTAGATGATTAG